Proteins from one Nasonia vitripennis strain AsymCx chromosome 2 unlocalized genomic scaffold, Nvit_psr_1.1 chr2_random0007, whole genome shotgun sequence genomic window:
- the LOC107981256 gene encoding uncharacterized protein LOC107981256, whose translation MIRKTRIDWSHFTKVRNSQTNVIEAAMCNDCQALLETISQTRLHIHRDYCKSRLEREGAMIIRQAEDDNENVQRCSSPINDNEEEYETEEDINNFDIETQKYLIDKKLAMFFF comes from the exons ATGATTAGGAAAACTAGGATAGATTGGTCACATTTTACGAAAGTACGAAATTCGCAAACTAATGTTATCGAAGCAGCTATGTGCAATGACTGCCAAGCTCTTTTGGAAACCATCAGCCAGACAAGATTACACATTCATCG TGATTATTGTAAAAGTCGACTCGAAAGAGAAGGTGCCATGATTATTCGCCAGGCTGAGGACGACAATGAAAATGTTCAACGATGCTCTTCACCAATTAACGATAAC GAAGAGGAATACGAAACTGAGGAAGacattaataattttgatatagaaactcaaaagtatttaatagataaaaaattagcaatgttttttttttga
- the LOC116416487 gene encoding uncharacterized protein LOC116416487 yields the protein MGKFHENWDGFIPLRDSNNKVCGAECQGCKKRLVKRDSDTLLNHKNYCKRTKNVEALQTRDVNVQSSDSNALLPRSEPVDDSQEVETSNRTSLYAFKLIT from the exons ATGGGtaaatttcatgaaaattgGGATGGTTTCATCCCTCTAAGAGATTCGAATAATAAAGTCTGCGGTGCTGAGTGCCAAGGATGTAAGAAGAGATTGGTTAAAAGAGACTCTGACACTCTTCTTAATCACAA gaATTATTGTAAGCGGACAAAAAATGTGGAAGCCTTGCAAACACGTgatgtaaatgttcaatcaagTGATTCAAATGCATTGCTGCCACGTTCAGAACCTGTAGATGATTCACAAGAAGTTGAAACATCTAAT AGGACATCACTTTATGCATTTAAGCTTATCACATGA